In Bradyrhizobium symbiodeficiens, the genomic stretch ACGCCGGTCGCCAGCGCCGATCATCGGCGCATGCCTGCGGATGGCACCAAATTGCCACGCTCCCGGCGAATTGCCGCCAAAGCCCGCTGCCACGAGGAGGCCGGGTGCAGGGCGACGCAAGGGGATGCGAATTGGCCTACAAAATGGTCGCAGAACGCGACAACGCGAAGTACAGTTTCGACCGCGAGAGCCGGCTGCTCATCGTGGCGAAGGCGAAGGTGTGGGTGAGCGAGGGGTGGCAGGTCGTCATCACCGACCAGGACGGCAAGGCCTACGCTCCGCCGGAGTTCGATCAGCTGTCGGCGGCGTGACCGAAAGCGGGCGAGGGGACGGCATTTGACATCGCTGTTTCGACCTGGGCGCGACCGGATCGTGCCCGTGATGGCTGTTGCAGCCGCCGTTCTGACGGCGACGGTTGCCGCCGCGCAAAATCTCGACGCCGGCAAGCCGCCCGCGAAGCTGTTCGCTGACGGCTGCGCGACCTGCCATCGCAGTCCGCGCGGCCTTGCCAAGGGTCGCTTCAGCCTGACGCTGTCCTGGTTCCTCAAGGATCACTACGCGACCAGTTTGGATTCGGCCAAGGCGCTCGCCGCTTATCTGCAGTCTGTTGACGAGCCGCCGCCGCGCGCTGCGGTCAGGCCCAAGAAGCCCGCGCGGTCCGCTCCGCGTTCGGCAAAGCCCGTGCAGAGCCAATAGCCGGCGCGTCGGCTCCCCGGCATCAATGCACATTGGTCTCCGAGAACAAGTTGATGACCACGACACCTGATACGATCAGGGCAATGCCGACGAAGGCTGCGGCGTCCAGTATTTGGCGGAACAGCACGAAGGACACGGTGGCGGTCAGGATGATGCCGACCCCACCCCAGATCGCATAGGCGATGCTCAACGGGACAACCCGGATCGCCAACGACAGCGCATAGAACGAGGCGACGTAGAGCAGGACCATCCCCAGTGTCGGCCACGGACGGGTGAACTGCGCCGACTGCTGCAACAACGCCGACGCGGTGACCTCGAACACGATGGCGAGCGCGAGTGCCGCGTAGGCATTGAAAGCTGGGGTCATGGTCTCTCAGCGGGTGAAAGATGCAGCGCGACAGCCAAGGTCAATCATGAACAGACTCTTCACTGAGAGCGATTATCATCCGTAAGTGACGAAGCTGCGACACCGGCTGGAAACGGACCGTGCGGTGTCAGTTGATCCGCACGGAGAGCTCGACGTCTTCGGCGAAGGGTGTGGACATGTAGCCGCTGCCGGGCGCGCGCACGCGCGCCAGATAGTCCGGGCTGTCGTCGGCATTGTCGGCGACGATGATCGCGCCCGGTCCGAGATGGCCTTCCAACAGATCGAGGATATCCGGATAGAGCGCCTTGGCGCCGTCGAGCAGTACGAGATCAATCGTGTCGGGCAGATCGATGCTGAGCGTCTTCAGCGCGTCGCCTTCGCGGATCTGGACGAGATCGATCAAGCCGCCGGCGATGAGGTTCTGCCGTGCCCGCGCCGCCTTGGACGGCTCGAACTCGCTGGTGATGAGGTGGCCGCCGCCATTGTCGCGCAGGCCTGCGGCAAGGTGCAGTGTCGAGATGCCGAACGACGTGCCAAACTCGACGATCGCCCTGGCGCGGGAGGCGCGGGCTAGCATGTAGAGCAGGCGGCCTGTTTCGCGCGAGACCGCAAGCGGCGCCTCCTTCAGGCGTCCGTAGAGGTCGCGATAGTCGGTCTTGCTCCGCATCAAGCGCGCCCGGTCGGCATCGGACAAATCTGCGACGGCGGCTAGCGTTGCGCCGTTTGCTGCTTCGGCCTCCTCGAACAGGCGCTCCAGCAGGGGCGCAAGGGATGTGATGGTCGGGATGGTCATTTTAGGTCTCCAGAGGTGGCGAAGAAACGCGTGCTTGCGTGCCGCGTGAAATACGACTAATTCGTCGCATTTCCTATTCGCATTCCCCAAGTGAGCCATGGCCGAGCGTCGAAGCCGTTCAATTTCTTCACGAAAACAGCCGCAACAGGCCCGCTCCAGCGAGCTTGTCGCGGCCATCCTCGATGCCGCTGTTCAGGTTCTGACGAAGGAGGGCGCGCCGCGTTTCACCACGGCGCGGGTGGCGGAGCGGGCCGGGGTGAGCGTCGGATCGCTCTATCAATATTTCCCGAACAAGGCCGCGATCCTGTTCCGTCTCCAGAGCGACGAGTGGCGGCAAACGAGCGAGCTGCTGCGCGGCATCCTCGAAGACCGGGCGAAGCCACCGCCGGTGCGGCTGCGCGCGCTGGTGCATGCCTTCATTCTGTCCGAGTGCGAGGAGGCCGCGATCCGCGGCGCGCTCAGCGATGCAGCGCCGCTCTATCGCGACGCGCCCGAGGCGCAGGACGCGCGGGCCGCCGGTGAGGGGATCATCGCGGCGTTCATGCGGGAAGCGCTGCCCAAAGCCTCGGAGGCGACCCATGCGCTTGCCGGCGAGCTGATCAAGACGACGCTGAGCGCGGTCGGCAAGCGGTTTTCGGAGACGCCGCGCAGTGAGGCCGAGATCGCACGTCATGCCGACGGGCTGGCCGACATGTTCTGCGCCTATCTCGGCGAGCTGGCACGGCGCCGAGATCATTCCTGACATCTGCATTTTGCGGGACAATATCGTTTCTGATTCCAACAGACGATGGGTTAGCCTCAAATCGTCCCTCGTCCAGCCATCGAGCGCCGCGCCATGCATGTTCTTCGTCCCCAGTTCCACATCGAGGAGCAGCGCGCGTTGGAATTCGCGAGCAGGCGCGGCTTCGGCATGATCGTGGCAGCGGACGAGCGCGGCCCGCGCGCCTCGCATGTGCCGTTCGTGCTGGATCAGCGCGACGGGCGTGCCATCGTGCAGATCCATTTCACCGCCAAAAATCCGCTCGTGCCGCTCGCGGATGGCACGCGGCGCTTCCTGCTGATCGTTGCCGGCGACGATGCCTACATCTCCAACGACTGGTATTCCTCGCGCGACAACGTCTCGACCTGGCTCTACGAGGCGGTGCATCTGTCGGGCGTTGCCCATCCGCGCGAGCTGGACCAGAACCGCGGTCATGGCGACGCGCTGCTTGCGGTCTCCGAGGCGCGGCTGCCGAAGCAGCCCTGGGACCTCGCGCAGATGGAGGGGGCCAAGCGGGAGAGCATGCTGGCGGCGATCCGCGTCGTCGATCTCGTGATCGACACCGTCGAAGGTCAGGCCAAGCTCAACCAGCACAAGAGCGATGCGGATCATGTCGCCGTCGCTGGCCGGCTGGCGCGGTCGGAGGAGAGCGGACACCGGCGGCTGGCGCAGAAGATGCAGGCGTTGCGGCCGGGGCTTGGCTACGACATTTCGTGATCCGGGCCATGCTTGCCTTGCAGCACGTTTGACCCTACGGACCTCTTCCATGCTCGTCATCTCCATTCAAAGCCAGGTGGTCCACGGCCATGTCGGCAACAGCGCGGCCGCCTATGCCATTCAGGCGGAGGGCGTGAATGTTGCGGCGGTGCCGACGACGCTGCTGTCCAACCATCCGCGCTATCCGAGCCTGCGCGGGCGGGTGCTGGAGACCGAGCTCGTTGCCGATCTTCTGACCGGTGTGGAGGAGCGCGGTCTGGTCGACGAGGCCGCCGTGCTCGTCACCGGCTATCTCGGCTCGCCGGGCAACGCCGCCGTGATCGCCGATTTCGTCGAGCGAGCGCTCACGCGGAATTCAAGGCTCGTCTATCTCTGCGATCCCGTGATCGGCGATGACGGCCGCGTCTATGTCGCCGACGGCATTCTGGATGTGGTCCGGCACCGGCTGCTGCCGGCAGCCAACCTCACCACGCCGAACCAGTTCGAGCTCGAGCTGCTCTCAGGCCTCACGATCGCGAATGCGCAGGACCTGCGTGCGGCCTGTTCAACGCTGGCGGGGACCGGCCGCATCGACGTGGTCGCGACCGGTTGCACGCTCGCTGATACGGCGGCAGGGCAGGTGGAGACGATCCTGTGCGCCGCGGGGCAGTTGTCGCGCTTTGCGACGCCGCGCCTGCCGATCCGCCCCTCTGGCACCGGCGATCTCCTCACCGGCCTGATCGCCGCGCATCTGGCCAAGGGCGAGGCCATCGAGGCCGCCGTGCGGCTTGCGGTCGAAACCATCTTCGCGGTGCTGGTGCGTACCCAGGATGCCGGCACAGCCGAGATGCGGCTGGTGCCGCTGCCGAGGCCGATACGCCAGCCGTAACGGCCTCAGGTCGCGCGCTTGCCGGTCGATTGCGCCGCCTTCTGTGGCTTGGCCGGGCTCTTCTGCTCACGCGCGGCTTGTGCCTTTTGGGCCTTTGGCGGCTTGGCGCTCGCGACAGCCCGCGACTTCTTAGGTTTGGCGCTGGCGACTTCCTTGCGCTCACTCGTGCCACGCTTTGATATGTATTCGGCGCCGTCGACCGGGCCGACATGCGGCGGGTCGCGGCCGAGATAGGGCCGGCCGATGCCATATGCCTTGCCGTTGGCGTCGACCCACTTCCACAGGATTTCGGTCGAGACCCAGCGCTGCGCGCGATTATTGCCCTGGGTGCTGACGATGTCTGCGGCCATGCCGTGGCCGTAGCCGCCGCGCGTGCTGCCACCGTGATAGGAGCGGTCGGAGGCGGCCTTCAGGCCGCTCGCGATCGACTGGCGGTAATCGTCGCGGAACGCGCTGGTGATGCCGGGCGAGAGGCCGGCGGCCTCCGCGGCGAGCAGCGTGCGGAACAGCTTCCGCTTGAAGCTCTTGTCCATGCCGCCGATGACGTAGTCCATCATCGACATGCCGGCATGCTCGGCCGCCTTCGGATCCTTCCAGCCGAAATCCTGGTCGACCAGCTTGGTGAAGCTGCGCATCACCGTGACCGTCTTGCCCTTGCGCTTGACGGTGACGGCGCGGCGCTCCTGGACCTTGATCGAGTCCTCTTTCGCGGTGCGCTGATAGAGCGCCCAGAGATAACGGTCGATGCAGGCATCCATGACGAAGCATTCGTCGAGCACGGCGACGGTGTCGGCCGGCGGTGATGCCTTGCTCGCAGGTGTGACGGGGCCGGTCGCGATCGCCGCGGGCGACAGTTCGTCCGTCGTCACGATCTCGGTGGGATCGGCAGAGGCGAGCTTGACGGTCGCTGGCGCTGCAACCGGGACAGCCTCGCTGACGGCGGGCTCTGGTTCAGGCGAGATCTGCGGCGCGGGCGGCGTCTCCGCCGGCAGGATCAGCGCCGGATCGGCCGAGGCGAGCTTGATGGCGGGCGGCTCGGGCACCGTTTCAGTGATCGTCGGGGCCGGTGCCGCGGCGACGGCAGCCGCGATGTCGGCGGTCAAGGCGATGCCGTCCTCGATCGTCGCAGCGCGCGGCACGTCGGCGAGGTCGAGCCGGCTGAGATCCTTGGCGCGGGACACGGCAGCCGCATTGGCGCCGCTGTTTTCGATGAGGGCAGGGGCATAGGCGGAGAGGGAGAGCGCCAGCCAGCCGGCGAGAACGGCCGAGGGGCACGCGACCGCCACCAGAAGAGACCGCCGATCGTTCATGATCCCTGCCTCCAAACGGTTCTGTTCGGACACGCTCTGTCGGAACAGTCATGATGCAAAAACAGTCTTGCACGGAAAGGCACGCAGCGCCTCGATTGTTCGGAGGACCGTGTGGCGGCGCAATGGCGTAAATCGGCGAAAACGGGCTTTTCGTGGGGGTGTTGCCAAGCTGCAACGCGGGTTCCACTGTCGTTTTGGAGGGGACCGCGAGCAAAAGCGGCGTTCATTGTCGTCAACTTGAAGCGATCGGATTTACTCAATCTTGGATTGTGGTGGTGCATTTCTCGCTTGCCGGCGTTCCGGCAGAGTTGGAAGGACGCGATTGTGACGTTGAAATGTAAATGGGCCGAATTCCTCGCCGATGAATCCGGCGCCACCGCGATCGAATACGGCCTGATCGCAGCCGGGATCGCGCTCGCGATCATCGAGATCATCCATGCGCTCGGCATCAATCTCGTCGCAAAGCTGCAGTCGCTGGCGACTGCATTGAAATAGGGCGTCGCGCGATGGCCGGGGCGGTGTGCTCGGTGGCTGAACACCGTCCATAAAACCGTCATGTCGCGGCCGGCCGTGATTCGGTCAACGCCTTGTACGCGTTGAACATATCGCCATGCACCGCACGCGCTGTTGCATTGCAACAAAGTATGTCGCAATGCAGCAAACCGTGCCTAAATAGGCTCCGACTCTTCCACTCAGGAGCATGACAATGAACAAGAAGACTCTGTCGATCGCCGCCGCCATCCTGGCGATCGCGGGCAGCACCGCGGCTTTCGCCGCCGAGTTGCCGACTTACGAGACCAACGGATTTCCGGTCTCGCCCTTGCAGGTTCGCGTCCTCGGTGCCGCGCATGTCGAGCAGCAGACCGCTGCGCCGACCACGCTCGCCTCGGCCCACCAGGTGAACGTGCTCAGCCCTCGCAAGGTGAAGACCGCCACCGTTGGCGTGGCGCGCTAAGCTGACATTTTGAACGGCAGGTGGGCTCCGCGGAGAAGCGGGACCCACTGCCTCAATCGAAAGCGCCGCTGCTTGCGCATCGGGTGCGCGCATGGTGCAACGTCTCGGCACGGCGAATCGACGCCGATGCGCTGATCGAGAATCCGGCTGCGAACAAGTTCGCGTGAATGTGCCGGAGATGTATCCCCGTTCATAACGAGCGTGATCCCTTTAAGAGTTGCTTTGCACGTCGCGTTGCTTGATGCGGCGGCTGCATCGTTGCGGCCAATTTTGAAATCATATTGGAGGCCGTCATGCCCGTTGCGCAGAAAGCCGGTATCGTCACCATTTCGCCGCGTGCGTTCATTCTCAAGCACGCGGTCTTGTTCGCCGCCGCCGCTTTGTTCGTGTTCGTGCTGAGCCTGACCTACGGCCTCGATCTCAGCCCCGGATTTTTCTGAGCGATATCCGGCGTTGCGCTGAAGCCCGGTAATCACCCCCGCGTGCCAGCCCTGCAGCCGCGTGGGTTGAGCCGATATGGGCGCTGACATAAGGCTGAAGCCCATGGATCAGCGGACGAGCGGCGCTGGCGCTCTCTCTCAGAAGCACGATACGGCGCCGGCACTGCTCGGCGTCCTTTGCGGCCTTGCCGCGGCGCTGTTCTGGGCGCTCGGCTTTGCCGCCACGCGGCATGGCCTCAAGGTCGGCTTCACGCCGGTCGATCTGCTGGTGCATCGCTATGTCTGGTCGGGACTCGTGTTCCTGCCGCTGGTGTTCCGCGCCGGCATCTCCGATCTCTGCGGCATCGGCTGGAGCAGGGGCCTCGTGCTGATGGTGCTCGGCGGCCCCGTGATGTCGCTGATCTCCTACACCGGATTCCTGTTCGTGCCGCTCGGCCATGGCAGCGTGATCCAGCCCTCCTGCGCGACACTGGGCGGCCTCTTGCTCGCGGCGTTGGTGCTGAAGGAGCACATCTCGGCCTCGCGCCTTGCCGGTGCGGTCGTCATCGTCGGCGGCCTCGGCGTGATCGGCGCGGAATCGATCGGCCACATCGGGGCCGACGGCGTGCTCGGCGATTTGACCTTCGTGCTCACCGGGTTGATGTTCGCAGGCTTCGGCGCGGCACTGCGCCATTGGCGCGTCTCGGCCGTGTCGGCTGCGCTGGTGATCAACGTGCTGTCGCTGCTGCTGCTGCCGGTCTACATCGCAACCGTCGGCGTTGCCCATGTTGCGGCGATCGGCGTGACCGAGAATGCGATCCAGGCGCTGGCGCAGGGCGTGCTCGCCGGCCCCGCCGCGCTGTATCTCTACGCGGTTTCGGTGCAGCGCCTCGGCGTCGCCCGCGCCGCGGTGTTTCCGGCCTGCGTGCCGGCGCTGACGCTGCTCACCGGCTGGCTGCTGCTCGGCGAGGCGCCGACGATGCTGCAGGGCGCGGGGCTGGTGACGGTGCTGTGCGGATTCTATCTGGCGCAGCGGCAGAGGTAGGCGCGAAGCTCAAGCCTTCTTCACGAACTCCGACTTCAGGTTCATCGCGCCGATGCCGTCGATCTTGCAGGCGATGTCGTGGCCGTCGCTGGCGTCCTGCAGGCGGATGTTGCGCACCTTGGTGCCGCCCTTCACCACCGAGGAGGAGCCCTTGATCTTGAGATCCTTGATCACGATGACGCTGTCGCCATCGGCGAGCACGTTGCCGTTGGCATCGCGCACGCCGGCCGCCTGCGCGGTGTCCGCCGCCGCCTCCGCCGAACCGCTCCATTCATGGCCGCATTCCGGGCAGACCCAGAGATCGCGGTCCTGATAGGCGTGCTCGGAATTGCAGGCGGGGCATTTCATCGCGTCGGTCATTGGCTGGTCTCGTAAAAGCGCTTCGTTTGCGGCGCGACCGTAGGGGCGGGATCGCGGAAAGCAAGCGAAAGCTGCGGGAAGCGCCGGTGCGATATCACCGAAACGGCGCGATCCGGATCGCGATGAGCCAGCCGAGGCGCTCGCTTGACGCAGATCAACTTCAGCCGCTCGGTGCGACCTACGCTTCACATGCCTTCGAACCAACAGCGGGGAATGGCGATGTCGCACGGCGTTCGAATCTATCTCGGCTTGATCGTTCTGATCGCGTTGTCGGTGCTGTTTCTGCTGGGCGTCGTTCACACCGCCGCGGGGGCGCCGCGGTCCGGCCCGCGCGCTGTGGCCGAGGGGCATCGTCTGGCAGAGGCGTGGTGCCAGACCTGTCACGCCGTCGAGCCGCACACGGCCGGATTCTTCGACGAGGCCCCGAGCTTCCAGGCCATCGCCGACCGCAGCGGCACCACCGCGCTGTCGCTCAAGGTGTTCTGGCGCACCAGCCACCGGAACATGCCGAACCTCGTGATTTCGCCGCAGCAGGCCGACGCGCTGTCGGCCTACATCCTGAGCCTTCGAGACAAGTGAGGCCGCCGGAAGCGATTTTTGCGAAAACAACCCCATGCACAGTAGAGATGTCTTTGATAAGGCTCGTATATTTCGGTAACGCCGAATAACGACTTAAGGCGTCGGGCAAAACACCGGATTGCGCTGCGCTCCATCCGGGCTACGCTCGCCGCGCAACCCGCAACGAGCCCGCCATGACCTTCCTGCTCAACATCGACGTCCCCGACGTGGCGGAGGCTACGCGCTTCTACGCCGCCGCCTTCGGCCTCAGCGTCGGCCGCCGCTTCGGCACTGATTTCGTCGAACTGCTCGGCTGGCCCGCGCCGGTCTATCTCCTGACCAAGCAGGCCGGCACGATCGGTGCCGGCGGCGACCGCCGCCGCTACGAGCGGCACTGGACGCCGATGCATATCGACGTCGTCGTCGAGGATGTCGACGCCGCGGTCGCGCGTGCGCTCAGTGCCGGCGCGATCCTGGAGGCGCCGGCGCGCGATGCGCCCTATGGGCGGATCGCGATGCTGGCCGATCCGTTCGGGCACGGATTTTGTCTGCTTGCGTTCAACGAGAAGGGATACGATGCGCTGATTGGAAGTTCGTAGTTCGTAGCCCGGATGAGCGAAGCGACATCCGGGATATACCTCGCAGGATAAGTCCCCGGATATCGCTTCGCTCATCCGGGCTACGATCGCTAACAGACAGCGAAATCACAATCGGGACGACATGCCGGCAAAGCCGAAACGAAAGCTGAAGACCTACCAGACCTCGCTCGGCTTCTATGACCAGGCCATCGCCGCACCCTCGATGAAGGCGGCGCTCGAGGCCTGGGGCGCCAGCTCCAACCTGTTCCATCAGGGCGCGGCGAAGGAGACTGACGACCCTGATGTCGTCGCGGCGACCATGGCGAAGCCGGGCGTCGTGCTCAGGCGCCCGGTCGGCTCGGACGGTGCGTTCAGCGAAAGCGCCGAACTGCCGACCGATCTCGGCGATGACGACGCCGAGCCCGGCAGCAAGCGCAAGAAACATCCCAAGAAGCAACCGAAGCGCGAGACGCGATCGGCGAAGCGTCCCGCCAAGGCCGCAAGGAAGTCATCCGGCAAGACCGACGATCAGGCAGCCCGCAAGGCCGCAGCCGCGTTCGAGAAGGAGGAGCGGCGGCGCGAGGCCGCGCGCGCCAAGGAGGAGGCCGCCCGCGCCAGGGACCGCGCACGCCGCGACAAGGCGGTCGCTGCCGCCGAGGCAGCGCTGGGCAAGGCACGACGGGAACACGTTTCCAGGGCGGAGGCGATCGAAGCCGAGCGCGCCGCGCTGGACGAGCGCGCGGAAGCGGAACAGGACCGCTGGGACAAGCAGCGGATCAAGCTGCAGGAGACGCTGCGGCGGGCTCGGGAGTAGGGCAGCGAAAACGCGGGACCAAAATGTCTCGCGCGAGCCGCAGGATCGCGGTTCCATCCCTATATGAGCTGATGTCTCACACAGGTTCTCCATGCCCGAAAAGCGCTCGAAATCCGCAAGTCCGATGCTCGTACGTCCCAAGCGCGCGGCGCCGGTGCTGGTCTGCCGCAAATGTCTCAAGCGCAGCGACGAGGGCCGCGATGTCGGTCGCGCGTTGAAATCCGAATTGAAGGCGCGGAGGCCGGACGGCCTCAAGCCCGCCAAGCTGGTCATGACCGGATGCTTCGGCCTGTGCCCGAAGCGATCGATCGTGGTCGCGAGCGGCGCGAGCCTGCAGCGGCAGGAATATGTGCTGGTCGAGGACAGCGATCAGGTGCCGCGCGCGCTCGCGCTGTTGAACGGCGAGCGCGGCGGTTGATCCCACGGCTGCGGCTGAAGCGCCGGAGCGCGCGCCTCGTCCTTCGAGACGGCGCTGACGCGCCTCCTCAGGATGAGGCTGAGCGACATCCGTGCCCGTTGAAGCTCTCGCCGCGCACTCCGCCCTCAGCCTGAGGAGCCCGCGAAGCGGGCGTCTTGAAGGATGGCTGCACAACAACTCGCGCGAAATTTGCTTGCCTTGTTCCGAGTCCTTTTGCACTCTTGCCGCGAAGGAGACCCATGCATGACAAAAATCGCCGCCGCCTGCGCGCTCGGAACCGCCCTGGTGCTGAGCAGCCTCGCAACATCGGGCGCTGAAGCCCGCACGCGGAAAGCCGTCGTCGTTCGCGCACCCCAGGAGCGCCTCATCGTCACGGCGCCTGTGCTGAGGCCGACGCCGTGGGATTACAATGTCGTTCCGCGCTATCGCTATCGCCCCGAGGACGACAAGGTCGATCCCTACGGCCCGCCGCTGGTGCCGTCCTATGTGCGCTACGAGGGATGGCGCTGGCCGTATTGGTGGTAGGGAGCGAAAATCTGTAGGGGTTCGCATGGTCTGCAACGAAGACGGCCATTGCTGGCGCGAACGCGGCGAAATCCGCGGCCTTTGTGCGTTCAGGCCTGGTGTTCATGCAGATCGCATCGGGGCTATCGCCTATGGCTCTTGAGAGCCGTCCGAGCGCGCGCCTCTTCCTTCGAGACGGCGCTTGCGCGCCTCCTCAGGATGAGGCTGATCGGCGCCGGTGCCCGTTGAAACAGCTGCCGCGCACTCCGTCCTCATCCTGAGGAGCCCGCTTACGGCGGGCGTCTCGAAGGATGGCCGCAGGGAAAGCTGTCATATGCGTTTGCCCTACAGATCGCATCGGGACCAAACGACGAAGGGGCGGCTGTTAAGCCGCCCT encodes the following:
- a CDS encoding DMT family transporter, whose translation is MTPAFNAYAALALAIVFEVTASALLQQSAQFTRPWPTLGMVLLYVASFYALSLAIRVVPLSIAYAIWGGVGIILTATVSFVLFRQILDAAAFVGIALIVSGVVVINLFSETNVH
- a CDS encoding DMT family transporter — translated: MDQRTSGAGALSQKHDTAPALLGVLCGLAAALFWALGFAATRHGLKVGFTPVDLLVHRYVWSGLVFLPLVFRAGISDLCGIGWSRGLVLMVLGGPVMSLISYTGFLFVPLGHGSVIQPSCATLGGLLLAALVLKEHISASRLAGAVVIVGGLGVIGAESIGHIGADGVLGDLTFVLTGLMFAGFGAALRHWRVSAVSAALVINVLSLLLLPVYIATVGVAHVAAIGVTENAIQALAQGVLAGPAALYLYAVSVQRLGVARAAVFPACVPALTLLTGWLLLGEAPTMLQGAGLVTVLCGFYLAQRQR
- a CDS encoding O-methyltransferase encodes the protein MTIPTITSLAPLLERLFEEAEAANGATLAAVADLSDADRARLMRSKTDYRDLYGRLKEAPLAVSRETGRLLYMLARASRARAIVEFGTSFGISTLHLAAGLRDNGGGHLITSEFEPSKAARARQNLIAGGLIDLVQIREGDALKTLSIDLPDTIDLVLLDGAKALYPDILDLLEGHLGPGAIIVADNADDSPDYLARVRAPGSGYMSTPFAEDVELSVRIN
- a CDS encoding cell envelope biogenesis protein TolA; the protein is MPAKPKRKLKTYQTSLGFYDQAIAAPSMKAALEAWGASSNLFHQGAAKETDDPDVVAATMAKPGVVLRRPVGSDGAFSESAELPTDLGDDDAEPGSKRKKHPKKQPKRETRSAKRPAKAARKSSGKTDDQAARKAAAAFEKEERRREAARAKEEAARARDRARRDKAVAAAEAALGKARREHVSRAEAIEAERAALDERAEAEQDRWDKQRIKLQETLRRARE
- a CDS encoding c-type cytochrome, yielding MTQINFSRSVRPTLHMPSNQQRGMAMSHGVRIYLGLIVLIALSVLFLLGVVHTAAGAPRSGPRAVAEGHRLAEAWCQTCHAVEPHTAGFFDEAPSFQAIADRSGTTALSLKVFWRTSHRNMPNLVISPQQADALSAYILSLRDK
- a CDS encoding FMN-binding negative transcriptional regulator, which encodes MHVLRPQFHIEEQRALEFASRRGFGMIVAADERGPRASHVPFVLDQRDGRAIVQIHFTAKNPLVPLADGTRRFLLIVAGDDAYISNDWYSSRDNVSTWLYEAVHLSGVAHPRELDQNRGHGDALLAVSEARLPKQPWDLAQMEGAKRESMLAAIRVVDLVIDTVEGQAKLNQHKSDADHVAVAGRLARSEESGHRRLAQKMQALRPGLGYDIS
- a CDS encoding VOC family protein, with product MTFLLNIDVPDVAEATRFYAAAFGLSVGRRFGTDFVELLGWPAPVYLLTKQAGTIGAGGDRRRYERHWTPMHIDVVVEDVDAAVARALSAGAILEAPARDAPYGRIAMLADPFGHGFCLLAFNEKGYDALIGSS
- the pdxY gene encoding pyridoxal kinase; this encodes MLVISIQSQVVHGHVGNSAAAYAIQAEGVNVAAVPTTLLSNHPRYPSLRGRVLETELVADLLTGVEERGLVDEAAVLVTGYLGSPGNAAVIADFVERALTRNSRLVYLCDPVIGDDGRVYVADGILDVVRHRLLPAANLTTPNQFELELLSGLTIANAQDLRAACSTLAGTGRIDVVATGCTLADTAAGQVETILCAAGQLSRFATPRLPIRPSGTGDLLTGLIAAHLAKGEAIEAAVRLAVETIFAVLVRTQDAGTAEMRLVPLPRPIRQP
- a CDS encoding zinc ribbon domain-containing protein YjdM, whose translation is MTDAMKCPACNSEHAYQDRDLWVCPECGHEWSGSAEAAADTAQAAGVRDANGNVLADGDSVIVIKDLKIKGSSSVVKGGTKVRNIRLQDASDGHDIACKIDGIGAMNLKSEFVKKA
- a CDS encoding TetR family transcriptional regulator, with translation MAERRSRSISSRKQPQQARSSELVAAILDAAVQVLTKEGAPRFTTARVAERAGVSVGSLYQYFPNKAAILFRLQSDEWRQTSELLRGILEDRAKPPPVRLRALVHAFILSECEEAAIRGALSDAAPLYRDAPEAQDARAAGEGIIAAFMREALPKASEATHALAGELIKTTLSAVGKRFSETPRSEAEIARHADGLADMFCAYLGELARRRDHS
- a CDS encoding Flp family type IVb pilin, producing the protein MTLKCKWAEFLADESGATAIEYGLIAAGIALAIIEIIHALGINLVAKLQSLATALK